A single genomic interval of Metasolibacillus fluoroglycofenilyticus harbors:
- a CDS encoding YlaI family protein — protein sequence MRVKCVICDTVQQLEDDLPLAKKLRNRPIHTYMCDPCYTRIANNTEKRLATGKFRFFRTSSKFDEEF from the coding sequence ATGCGTGTTAAATGTGTCATTTGTGATACAGTACAGCAGCTTGAGGACGATTTACCCCTCGCTAAGAAGCTGCGCAATCGACCAATCCATACGTATATGTGCGATCCTTGCTATACACGCATTGCCAACAATACAGAAAAAAGGCTCGCTACAGGAAAATTCCGATTTTTCCGCACATCTTCAAAATTTGATGAGGAATTTTAA
- the pyc gene encoding pyruvate carboxylase, giving the protein MKKISKILVANRGEIAIRIFRACNELGIKTVAIYSREDSGAYHRYKADEAYLVGAGKKPIDAYLDIESILSIAKDAQVDAIHPGYGFLSENVDFARRCEEEGIQFIGPTSAHLDMFGDKVKAREQAIQADIPVIPGTDGPVADLGEVEAFAEKYGYPIMIKAALGGGGRGMRMVQTKDELASAYERAKSEAKAAFGSDEVYVEKCIVKPKHIEVQILGDMTGEIVHLYERDCSIQRRHQKVVEIAPSNSISADLRQRICDAAVKLMRNVNYINAGTVEFLVAGDDFYFIEVNPRIQVEHTITEMITGIDIVHAQIKVAEGHALHSELIGIPAQDKIPLFGYAIQSRVTTEDPTNDFMPDTGKLMVYRSSGGFGVRLDAGNGFQGAVVTPYYDSLLVKISTWGMTFAQAAAKMDRNLREFRIRGVKTNIPFLENVVVHEKFLNGQFDTSFIDTTPELFEFPERKDRGTKLLNYIGNVTLNGFPGVEKRTKPIFVQPNKPKIDLLTPPPAGTKQILDERGADGLVEWIKAQNDVLLTDTTFRDAHQSLLATRMRSQDMFQIADHTARMMHNFFSLEMWGGATFDVAYRFLKEDPWARLEKLRQQMPNVLFQMLLRGANAVGYTNYPDNLIREFIQESAASGIDVFRIFDSLNWIKGMEVAIDEVRTSGKIAEAAICYTGDILDDARAKYTVQYYKDMARELEAAGAHILAIKDMAGLLKPEAAYRLIAELKDATSLPIHLHSHDTSGNGIYLYAKAIEAGVDIVDTALGSMAGLTSQPSANSLYYATKGASREIRADIESLEQLNYYWEDVRKYYKDFESGMNSPHSEIYVHEMPGGQYSNLQQQAKAVGLGDRWDEVKKMYSQVNFMFGDIVKVTPSSKVVGDMALFMVQNDLTEDNILERGQGIDFPDSVIEFFQGYLGQPHGGFPQDLQRVVLKEREAITVRPGELLAPVDFEQLTAELTEKIGRAVTKKDVLAYALYPKVFEEYANIYAQFGDTSVLDTPTFLYGLKLGEEIEVEIEKGKTLIVKLVSIGEPQHDGTRIIYFELNGQSRELVIQDLTVEVDGSVALKADPSNPNQIAATMPGTVLKVVVSKGSAVKRGDHLLITEAMKMETTVQAPKDGIVKEIYAASGDAISTGDLLIELE; this is encoded by the coding sequence ATGAAGAAAATTAGCAAGATATTAGTAGCAAACAGAGGGGAAATCGCTATTCGAATTTTCAGGGCGTGTAATGAGCTAGGTATTAAAACCGTTGCGATTTATTCACGCGAGGATAGCGGCGCTTATCATCGCTACAAAGCAGATGAAGCTTATTTAGTAGGGGCTGGCAAAAAGCCAATTGATGCCTATTTAGACATAGAAAGTATACTCTCAATTGCAAAAGATGCACAAGTGGATGCGATTCACCCCGGCTACGGTTTTTTATCAGAAAATGTTGATTTTGCTAGACGCTGTGAGGAAGAGGGGATTCAATTTATTGGACCAACTTCTGCACATTTAGATATGTTTGGCGATAAAGTAAAAGCGCGTGAGCAAGCCATTCAAGCAGATATTCCTGTTATCCCAGGGACAGATGGACCTGTAGCTGATTTAGGCGAGGTAGAAGCATTTGCTGAAAAATATGGCTACCCAATTATGATTAAAGCAGCTTTAGGCGGTGGAGGACGCGGGATGCGCATGGTGCAAACAAAGGATGAGCTTGCATCGGCATATGAACGAGCCAAGTCAGAGGCGAAAGCAGCCTTTGGGTCGGATGAAGTATATGTAGAAAAATGCATTGTTAAGCCGAAGCATATTGAAGTGCAAATTTTAGGGGATATGACAGGCGAAATTGTCCATCTATATGAGCGTGATTGCTCAATCCAACGCCGTCACCAAAAAGTTGTGGAAATTGCGCCGTCAAATTCCATTTCGGCAGATTTACGTCAACGTATTTGTGATGCAGCAGTGAAATTAATGCGCAATGTTAACTATATTAATGCTGGTACGGTGGAATTTTTAGTAGCAGGCGATGATTTTTATTTCATCGAAGTGAATCCACGTATTCAAGTAGAACATACAATTACTGAGATGATTACAGGAATTGATATTGTTCATGCGCAAATTAAAGTCGCTGAAGGGCATGCACTACACTCTGAACTAATTGGTATCCCAGCGCAGGACAAAATTCCATTATTCGGTTATGCGATTCAATCACGCGTAACGACGGAAGACCCAACAAATGATTTCATGCCAGATACAGGAAAGCTAATGGTTTATCGCTCAAGCGGCGGCTTTGGTGTACGCTTAGATGCAGGGAACGGCTTCCAAGGGGCTGTTGTTACACCTTATTATGATTCATTGCTTGTTAAAATTTCAACATGGGGTATGACATTTGCTCAGGCAGCAGCTAAAATGGATCGAAACTTACGTGAATTCCGTATTCGTGGAGTAAAAACAAATATTCCATTTTTAGAAAATGTTGTTGTGCATGAGAAATTTTTAAATGGACAATTTGATACAAGCTTCATTGACACAACACCAGAGTTATTCGAATTCCCAGAAAGAAAAGACCGAGGGACAAAGCTTTTGAACTACATTGGAAACGTAACATTGAATGGTTTTCCAGGGGTGGAAAAGCGAACAAAGCCTATTTTTGTTCAGCCAAATAAGCCGAAAATTGATTTATTAACACCGCCGCCTGCTGGCACAAAGCAAATTTTAGATGAGCGTGGTGCAGATGGTTTAGTTGAATGGATTAAAGCGCAAAATGATGTACTTTTGACGGATACAACGTTTAGAGATGCGCACCAATCGCTTTTAGCGACACGCATGCGTTCACAGGATATGTTCCAAATCGCAGACCATACGGCGCGTATGATGCATAACTTCTTCTCGCTTGAAATGTGGGGGGGAGCAACATTTGACGTTGCTTATCGCTTCTTAAAGGAAGACCCTTGGGCACGTTTAGAAAAGCTGCGCCAGCAAATGCCAAATGTGCTGTTCCAAATGTTACTGCGCGGAGCAAATGCTGTTGGCTATACGAACTATCCAGATAATTTAATTCGCGAGTTTATCCAAGAATCGGCTGCGTCTGGTATCGATGTGTTCCGTATTTTCGATAGCTTGAACTGGATTAAAGGTATGGAGGTCGCGATTGATGAAGTGCGTACTAGCGGGAAAATCGCAGAGGCAGCTATTTGCTATACAGGCGATATTTTAGATGATGCTCGTGCAAAATATACGGTACAGTATTATAAAGATATGGCACGTGAACTAGAGGCAGCAGGTGCACATATTTTGGCGATTAAAGATATGGCAGGCTTATTGAAGCCTGAAGCAGCATATCGCCTAATTGCAGAGCTAAAGGATGCAACAAGCTTACCAATTCACTTGCATTCACATGATACGAGCGGTAATGGCATTTACTTGTATGCAAAGGCGATTGAAGCAGGTGTAGATATTGTCGATACGGCTTTAGGTTCAATGGCTGGTTTAACATCACAACCAAGCGCTAACTCGCTGTACTATGCGACGAAGGGTGCTAGTCGCGAAATCCGCGCCGACATCGAGTCATTAGAGCAATTAAACTATTACTGGGAAGATGTACGCAAATATTACAAAGATTTTGAGAGTGGTATGAACAGCCCACATTCAGAAATTTATGTACATGAAATGCCAGGTGGACAATATAGTAATTTACAGCAGCAAGCAAAGGCGGTTGGGCTAGGAGACCGCTGGGATGAAGTGAAAAAAATGTACTCTCAAGTAAACTTTATGTTTGGTGATATTGTTAAAGTAACGCCATCGTCAAAAGTTGTTGGGGATATGGCATTATTCATGGTACAAAATGATTTAACTGAAGATAATATTTTGGAGCGGGGTCAAGGTATTGATTTCCCAGATTCTGTTATCGAGTTTTTCCAAGGCTATTTAGGTCAACCGCATGGTGGCTTCCCGCAGGACTTACAGCGCGTTGTGTTAAAGGAGCGAGAGGCGATTACTGTGCGTCCTGGTGAGCTATTGGCACCAGTTGATTTTGAACAGCTAACAGCAGAATTGACAGAGAAAATCGGACGCGCTGTCACGAAAAAAGACGTGCTAGCATATGCGTTATATCCAAAAGTATTTGAAGAATATGCGAATATTTATGCACAATTTGGTGACACATCCGTGTTAGATACGCCAACCTTCTTATACGGCTTAAAGCTAGGAGAAGAAATTGAAGTTGAAATCGAAAAAGGTAAAACATTAATCGTTAAGCTTGTGTCGATAGGAGAGCCACAGCATGACGGTACGCGCATCATTTACTTTGAGTTAAACGGTCAATCACGTGAGCTTGTCATTCAAGATTTAACAGTCGAAGTAGATGGCAGTGTGGCATTGAAGGCAGACCCATCCAATCCAAATCAAATCGCGGCAACGATGCCAGGCACAGTGCTGAAAGTAGTTGTGTCGAAAGGAAGCGCGGTTAAACGAGGCGACCACTTGTTAATTACAGAGGCGATGAAAATGGAGACGACGGTGCAAGCGCCGAAAGATGGTATTGTCAAAGAAATTTACGCTGCATCAGGTGATGCGATTTCAACAGGTGATTTATTAATTGAATTAGAATAA
- a CDS encoding COX15/CtaA family protein produces the protein MKHSKYLKALAVAATVGMLLILLGGALVTKTDSGLGCGRNWPDCNGSLIPKEITAEVLIEFSHRAVTGSVSILIVLLVVWTWRSLGHIREVKFLGILAIFFLVAQALIGAAQVLWGQGDFILALHFGISLISFAAVLLLALIVFEVDRKFDADKVRINSKLKKHTIAITIYSYVVVYTGALVRHTNSSLVCPDWPFCNNNNPAALPINMYEWVQMGHRVAAVSIAVWIAYITWHVIKEYKNQKTIYWGWILASVLVILQSLAGMLVIFTHLNLFMSLLHSLFISLLFGLFCYMILLVLRSNFNQKTN, from the coding sequence TTGAAACATAGCAAATATTTAAAAGCGCTCGCAGTAGCAGCAACAGTTGGTATGCTCCTTATTTTACTCGGCGGTGCACTCGTTACGAAAACAGATAGTGGTTTAGGCTGTGGTCGAAACTGGCCAGATTGTAACGGTTCACTTATTCCGAAAGAGATTACAGCAGAAGTATTAATTGAATTCTCACATCGTGCAGTAACTGGCTCAGTATCAATTCTTATCGTTCTTTTAGTCGTATGGACATGGCGCTCACTTGGCCATATACGCGAAGTTAAATTTTTAGGTATACTCGCTATCTTCTTCTTAGTCGCACAAGCCTTAATTGGTGCAGCACAAGTACTTTGGGGACAAGGTGACTTTATTTTAGCGTTGCATTTCGGTATTTCCCTCATTTCTTTCGCAGCCGTCTTACTATTGGCACTCATCGTCTTTGAAGTCGACCGCAAATTTGATGCAGATAAAGTCCGCATTAACAGTAAGCTAAAAAAACATACAATTGCGATTACTATTTATTCATACGTTGTAGTATATACAGGTGCATTAGTACGACATACAAACTCAAGTCTCGTTTGTCCTGATTGGCCATTTTGTAATAACAATAATCCTGCCGCATTACCAATCAATATGTATGAATGGGTACAAATGGGGCATCGCGTTGCCGCAGTATCAATCGCAGTTTGGATAGCATACATTACATGGCATGTTATTAAAGAATATAAAAATCAAAAGACAATCTATTGGGGTTGGATTTTAGCATCTGTCCTTGTCATTTTACAATCACTAGCAGGTATGCTCGTTATTTTCACACACCTTAACTTATTTATGTCATTGCTTCACTCTCTATTTATTTCTTTATTGTTCGGACTGTTTTGCTATATGATTTTACTTGTATTACGCAGCAATTTTAACCAAAAAACAAATTGA
- a CDS encoding ABC transporter substrate-binding protein encodes MLRRRTVSFLVMLSCLLLLTMGACKEEELKEVRVGEVTRSIFYAPLYVAIEEGFFEDEGLKIDLRTIAGGDKTMTALLSDGIDVALVGSETSIYVNAQEANDAIINFAQLTQTDGTFLVAREKIDDFSWEMLKGSVFLGQRKGGMPQMAGEYVLRKHDIDPHNDLELIQNIDFANVATAFASGTGDFVQLFEPTASLFELEGVGYIVASFGAQSGHLPYTTFMSKKSYLEKQAATAESFTRAIQKAQNWVYANSAEDVAKSIAPYFENTEITLIATVVERYRSQESYAKNPILDEAEWKLLQDVMEQAGELPRRMDYNELVDNSFAEKAMN; translated from the coding sequence ATGCTTAGACGTAGGACGGTAAGTTTTCTTGTGATGCTATCGTGCTTATTACTCCTAACAATGGGTGCTTGTAAGGAGGAGGAGCTAAAGGAAGTTCGGGTTGGGGAGGTGACACGCTCTATTTTTTATGCACCACTTTATGTAGCTATTGAGGAAGGGTTTTTTGAGGACGAAGGCTTGAAAATTGATTTAAGGACGATTGCAGGCGGCGATAAGACGATGACAGCATTATTATCAGATGGTATTGATGTAGCACTTGTAGGCTCGGAAACTTCAATTTATGTGAATGCACAAGAAGCAAATGATGCCATTATTAATTTTGCTCAATTGACACAAACGGATGGCACATTTTTAGTAGCGAGAGAGAAGATTGACGATTTTTCGTGGGAAATGTTGAAAGGCTCTGTTTTTCTTGGGCAACGTAAAGGTGGAATGCCTCAAATGGCTGGGGAATATGTGCTCAGAAAGCATGACATTGACCCACATAATGATTTAGAGCTCATTCAAAACATTGATTTTGCGAATGTTGCGACAGCCTTCGCTTCAGGCACAGGCGATTTTGTACAATTGTTTGAGCCAACTGCTAGCTTATTTGAGCTGGAAGGTGTTGGGTATATCGTCGCTTCTTTTGGTGCACAATCAGGGCATTTGCCATACACTACTTTCATGTCAAAGAAAAGTTATCTAGAGAAGCAAGCAGCCACTGCGGAAAGCTTTACACGCGCCATTCAAAAAGCGCAAAATTGGGTGTATGCGAACAGCGCAGAAGATGTTGCCAAATCCATTGCCCCTTATTTTGAAAATACTGAGATCACATTAATTGCTACGGTTGTAGAACGTTATCGTTCACAGGAATCATATGCTAAAAACCCTATTTTAGATGAGGCAGAATGGAAGCTGCTGCAAGATGTTATGGAGCAGGCAGGCGAGCTACCACGAAGGATGGATTACAATGAGTTGGTCGATAATTCATTTGCTGAGAAAGCAATGAATTAA
- a CDS encoding ABC transporter ATP-binding protein: MAILTVNHIHHTYFSKEVATEALHNVHFSVAPGEFVSILGASGCGKSTLLSIIAGLLEPTAGDVTFAVDDQNTSIGYMLQQDYLFPWKTIEENVVLGLKLLKCDEMQAKNMAHQLLQAVGLPNIEKKFPRQLSGGMRQRVALARTLAVDPKILLLDEPFSALDYKSKLKLEDLVCAMLKSYEKTAILVTHDIGEAIAMSDRIILMSAKPGTIHKIFDVPLELAALTPFEARTHSSYGGFFQSIWKELESLEHSTSP; this comes from the coding sequence ATGGCGATACTAACAGTTAATCATATACATCATACGTATTTTTCCAAAGAGGTAGCAACGGAGGCATTGCATAATGTTCATTTCTCTGTTGCGCCGGGTGAATTTGTTTCCATTTTAGGTGCTAGCGGCTGCGGAAAATCTACGTTACTTTCAATTATTGCAGGCTTGCTTGAACCAACGGCAGGCGATGTTACATTTGCGGTCGATGACCAAAATACATCCATTGGCTATATGCTACAGCAAGACTATTTATTTCCGTGGAAAACAATCGAGGAAAATGTCGTGCTTGGTTTGAAATTATTAAAGTGTGATGAAATGCAGGCTAAAAATATGGCGCATCAATTATTGCAGGCTGTAGGTTTGCCAAATATCGAAAAGAAATTTCCAAGACAGCTATCGGGAGGCATGCGACAACGGGTCGCTTTAGCACGAACATTAGCAGTGGACCCTAAAATATTATTGCTGGATGAACCTTTTTCAGCGCTCGATTATAAATCGAAATTAAAGCTGGAGGATTTAGTTTGTGCGATGTTAAAAAGCTATGAAAAGACAGCTATTTTAGTGACACATGATATTGGCGAAGCCATCGCCATGAGTGACCGAATCATTTTAATGAGTGCCAAGCCGGGGACGATTCATAAGATTTTCGATGTGCCACTAGAATTAGCAGCTTTAACACCATTTGAGGCTCGCACACATTCGAGCTATGGCGGGTTTTTTCAAAGCATTTGGAAGGAGCTTGAAAGCCTTGAACATTCAACTTCTCCATGA
- a CDS encoding ABC transporter permease, whose protein sequence is MAGFFKAFGRSLKALNIQLLHEQYRALLRKEKRLVRCFQLLIIIGFIGLWEMASQMRWIDPLIFSAPSKVWHLFIEKWSDGTLMSHVNITLFETVLGFIIGTLLGTIIAAILWWSPFFSKVADPYLVVLNAMPKVALGPILIVAMGPGMPSIITMGAIISVIISTIVIYTAFTEVDANYVKVLQTFNANRAQIFKEAILPASFPTIISTLKVNVGLSWVGVIVGEFLVSAKGLGYLIIYGFQVFNFNLVFLALMIIAVFATIMYQLVELMERKLVKKGETG, encoded by the coding sequence ATGGCGGGTTTTTTCAAAGCATTTGGAAGGAGCTTGAAAGCCTTGAACATTCAACTTCTCCATGAGCAGTATAGAGCATTGTTAAGAAAAGAAAAGCGACTCGTTCGGTGCTTTCAATTATTGATTATCATTGGCTTTATTGGACTATGGGAGATGGCCTCACAAATGCGCTGGATTGACCCGCTTATTTTTAGCGCTCCTTCAAAAGTGTGGCATCTGTTTATTGAGAAATGGTCTGATGGAACGCTAATGTCCCATGTTAATATTACATTATTTGAAACGGTACTTGGCTTTATTATAGGTACATTACTCGGTACAATCATCGCAGCTATTTTATGGTGGTCTCCGTTTTTCTCAAAAGTAGCAGACCCTTATCTCGTTGTGCTAAATGCCATGCCGAAAGTAGCGCTAGGTCCTATTTTAATTGTAGCAATGGGGCCAGGCATGCCCTCTATTATTACAATGGGTGCGATTATTTCCGTTATTATTTCCACGATTGTCATTTATACAGCTTTTACTGAAGTGGATGCTAATTATGTGAAGGTGCTACAAACATTTAACGCAAATCGCGCGCAAATTTTTAAAGAGGCAATATTGCCAGCGTCATTTCCTACCATTATTTCGACATTGAAAGTGAATGTTGGATTATCATGGGTTGGCGTAATTGTTGGGGAGTTCCTTGTATCAGCCAAAGGGTTAGGCTATTTGATTATTTACGGCTTCCAAGTATTTAATTTTAATCTTGTTTTTTTAGCCCTAATGATTATTGCTGTATTTGCAACGATTATGTATCAGCTTGTTGAGTTGATGGAAAGAAAGCTTGTGAAAAAGGGGGAGACGGGGTAG
- a CDS encoding YlaN family protein yields MDTKAQSSFQEKALTLLQADAEKIARLIKVQMDHLTMPQCPLYEEVLDTQMFGLSREIDFAVKLGLIERDRGKEILDSLEKELSLLHDAYTEK; encoded by the coding sequence ATGGATACTAAAGCACAATCTTCTTTTCAGGAAAAGGCATTAACATTATTACAGGCGGATGCAGAGAAAATTGCACGCTTAATTAAAGTGCAGATGGACCACTTAACAATGCCACAGTGTCCTTTATATGAAGAAGTATTAGATACACAAATGTTTGGCTTATCACGTGAAATTGATTTCGCTGTGAAACTCGGCTTAATTGAGCGTGATAGAGGAAAAGAAATTCTTGATTCATTAGAAAAAGAATTATCTCTTCTACATGATGCGTATACAGAAAAATAA
- the coxB gene encoding cytochrome c oxidase subunit II, whose amino-acid sequence MIKGLKKWRLFSLLAVMTVFLAACGEEHLSTLRPAGSVGREQFNLLMLTTIIMTIVVVVVSIIYLLAFFRFRRSRVGENVMPKQVEGSHTLEVIWAVIPIILLIIIAIPVISATYKFADVSAMEDVNENGEKTALTVNVTAKLYWWEFEYPNQGIVTAQELVVPTGERVYFNLMAADVKHSFWIPAVGGKMDTNVENLNKFYLDFEKESKDLEEGVFFGKCAELCGPSHALMDFKVKTLSPEAFDAWVASMKATEGNTASAESTDLGEATFANSCLGCHAVSGVGVAGAFGPNLTTFGDRNRVAGFMDHTVEKTADWIMDPEYYKPGNLMTDKYNVTEEEAQAIAEYLMTLSVEK is encoded by the coding sequence ATGATAAAAGGGCTTAAAAAATGGCGTCTATTTTCACTTTTAGCAGTAATGACAGTATTCCTTGCCGCTTGTGGTGAAGAGCATCTTTCCACTTTGAGACCAGCTGGCTCTGTCGGAAGAGAACAATTCAATCTTTTAATGCTCACAACAATTATTATGACAATCGTAGTCGTTGTTGTGTCGATAATTTACTTACTTGCATTCTTCAGATTCCGTCGTTCAAGAGTCGGTGAAAATGTAATGCCGAAACAAGTAGAAGGTAGTCACACATTAGAAGTGATTTGGGCAGTTATTCCGATTATTTTATTAATCATTATCGCTATTCCTGTAATTTCTGCTACTTATAAATTTGCGGATGTTTCAGCAATGGAAGATGTAAATGAAAATGGTGAGAAAACAGCTTTAACTGTGAATGTTACAGCAAAGTTATATTGGTGGGAGTTTGAATATCCTAACCAAGGAATCGTAACAGCACAGGAGCTTGTAGTACCGACTGGCGAAAGAGTTTACTTTAACTTAATGGCGGCAGATGTAAAACACTCATTCTGGATTCCTGCTGTAGGTGGGAAAATGGATACGAACGTTGAGAACTTAAACAAATTCTATTTAGATTTTGAAAAGGAATCTAAGGACCTTGAAGAGGGTGTATTCTTCGGAAAATGTGCGGAGCTTTGCGGACCATCACATGCTTTAATGGACTTTAAAGTAAAAACTCTAAGCCCTGAGGCATTTGATGCATGGGTAGCTTCTATGAAAGCTACTGAGGGCAATACAGCTTCTGCTGAATCAACAGATTTAGGTGAAGCAACGTTTGCAAATAGCTGCCTAGGCTGTCACGCTGTTTCAGGTGTTGGTGTAGCAGGTGCATTCGGACCGAACTTAACAACATTTGGAGACCGTAACCGTGTAGCTGGCTTCATGGACCACACTGTTGAAAAAACAGCAGATTGGATTATGGACCCAGAGTACTACAAGCCAGGTAACTTAATGACTGACAAGTATAACGTTACAGAAGAAGAAGCTCAAGCTATCGCTGAGTATTTAATGACACTATCTGTAGAAAAATAA
- a CDS encoding FtsW/RodA/SpoVE family cell cycle protein, with protein MKKYLVTYFRNFDYPLFFTYLFLCLFGLVMIYSSSMMVAITEERPPDYYYLKQLTNLKIAALAFLAGALFPYKHYSNKSILFILMSVMAILLLWVNVKGIEAGGSKSWISLFGAMNFQPSEYAKLFVILYFAGSLYKKGLRENSIQNVQPNDIIYPISIWLIILFSVGMETDLGAIMIIGVIAMSVLMFSGIKGKTLGKFATVLGVFGTVIIGAVFLIKDDIINESRMGRLLVLKNPFEYANGSGYQIVNGYLAIGGGGLEGRGLGQSIQKLGYLPHPETDFIMAIIAEELGVLGVGIVIVGLAFIVLRGLYIAMTTKDPLARMIAGGIAVWIGFQAFLNLSGLSGIFPLTGVTLPFISYGGTSILLLSLAMGILINISMYYKFDKRKQS; from the coding sequence ATGAAAAAATATTTAGTTACTTATTTTCGCAATTTTGACTATCCATTGTTTTTTACATATCTATTCTTGTGCTTATTCGGGCTTGTTATGATTTACAGTTCGAGCATGATGGTAGCTATTACGGAAGAGAGACCTCCAGATTATTATTATTTGAAGCAGCTAACCAATTTAAAAATCGCAGCGCTAGCATTTTTAGCTGGGGCACTTTTTCCTTACAAGCATTACAGTAATAAAAGCATTCTTTTTATACTGATGAGTGTGATGGCGATTTTGCTCCTTTGGGTTAATGTTAAGGGAATTGAAGCAGGTGGCTCTAAAAGTTGGATTTCTTTATTTGGCGCCATGAACTTCCAACCTTCTGAATATGCAAAGCTATTCGTTATATTATACTTTGCAGGCTCACTTTATAAAAAAGGACTGCGGGAAAACTCCATTCAAAATGTGCAACCGAATGATATCATTTACCCAATTTCTATTTGGTTAATCATTTTATTTAGTGTCGGTATGGAAACCGATTTAGGGGCGATTATGATTATTGGGGTAATTGCCATGTCTGTCCTTATGTTTAGCGGTATAAAGGGGAAAACATTAGGGAAGTTTGCGACTGTTTTAGGGGTTTTTGGCACGGTTATTATAGGGGCTGTTTTTTTAATTAAAGATGATATTATTAACGAAAGTCGTATGGGGCGACTTTTAGTTTTAAAAAACCCATTTGAATATGCTAATGGTTCTGGCTATCAAATTGTTAATGGCTATTTGGCAATCGGTGGGGGGGGGCTTGAAGGTCGAGGGCTTGGGCAATCGATTCAAAAGCTCGGTTATTTGCCACACCCAGAAACGGATTTTATTATGGCTATTATAGCTGAGGAGCTCGGTGTGCTCGGTGTAGGAATTGTTATTGTTGGACTTGCCTTTATTGTATTACGAGGCTTATATATTGCTATGACGACAAAAGACCCGTTAGCGCGAATGATTGCTGGTGGGATTGCTGTATGGATTGGCTTCCAAGCGTTTTTAAATTTGTCAGGTTTATCAGGGATTTTCCCTTTAACCGGTGTTACGTTGCCATTTATTAGTTATGGTGGTACGTCAATACTGTTACTATCGTTAGCGATGGGAATATTAATTAATATTTCTATGTACTATAAATTTGATAAGCGTAAGCAATCATAG